From the genome of Kwoniella bestiolae CBS 10118 chromosome 5, complete sequence, one region includes:
- a CDS encoding NADH dehydrogenase [ubiquinone] flavoprotein 1, mitochondrial, which yields MIRSRAITRSLPSLSLPKASSSRSRIVNQSRSLATVSDPPVRHYGGLKDQDRIFTNLYLKHDHGLKGAQSRGDWHKTKEIILKGDSWIIQTIKDSGLRGRGGAGFPSGLKWSFMNKPGWEKDPRPRYLVVNADEGEPGTCKDREIMRGDPHKLVEGCLVAGRGMNANAAYIYIRGEFYQEASHVQQAIDEAYKAGLIGKNACGSGYDFDVYLHRGAGAYICGEETALIESIEGKQGKPRLKPPFPADVGLFGCPTTVANVETVAVAPTIARRGGAWFAGFGRERNSGTKVYCISGHVNNPCVVEEEMSIPLQELIEKHCGGIRGGWQNLKGIIPGGCSVPVIPRSDCEKVLMDYDSLKDAQTSLGTGAVIVMDQTTDMISAIARFSKFYKHESCGQCTPCREGTTWMMNMMDRMVEGRAQEREIDMLLELTKQVEGHTICALGDAAAWPIQGLMRHFRPEVEARLAAFHAKNGQTLFGGSLLSEADTRYAIPDNLGGDAHRNVGQISAP from the exons ATGATCAGATCACGAGCCATAACACgttccctcccctccctttcccttcctaaagcttcttcttccagaTCGAGGATAGTCAACCAATCTCGATCACTCGCAACCGTCTCTGACCCCCCTGTAAGACATTATGGAGGTCTCAAAGACCAAGATCGAATCTTCACCAATCTGTACCTGAAGCATGATCATGGGTTGAAAGGAGCGCAGAGTAGAGGAGATTGGCACAAGACCAAGGAGATCATACTCAAGGGTGATAGCTGGATCATCCAGACGATCAAGGATTCAGGtttgagggggagaggtgGGGCTGGGTTTCCTTCCGGGTTGAAGTGGAGTTTCA TGAACAAACCTGGATGGGAGAAAGATCCTAG ACCTCGATACCTCGTCGTCAATGCGGATGAAGGTGAACCTGGAACATGTAAAGATCGAGAGATCATGCGAGGTGATCCCCATAAGCTCGTTGAGGGGTGTCTGGTAGCTGGACGAGGAATGAATGCCaatgctg CGTACATCTATATCCGAGGAGAATTCTACCAAGAAGCCTCGCACGTTCAACAAGCAATCGACGAAGCGTACAAAGCCGGTCTGATCGGTAAGAATGCCTGTGGATCAGGCTACGATTTCGACGTCTACCTGCACCGAGGTGCTGGAGCTTATATCTGTGGAGAGGAGACCGCCCTGATCGAGTCCATCGAAGGTAAACAGGGTAAACCAAGATTGAAGCCCCCCTTCCCAGCCGATGTCGGTCTTTTCGGATGTCCCACCACAGTCGCCAACGTCGAGACCGTCGCTGTGGCTCCTACGATTGCCCGACGAGGTGGAGCATGGTTCGCAGGCTTCGGAAGAGAACGAAATTCCGGTACCAAAGTTTACTGTATCTCCGGACATGTGAATAACCCCTGtgtggtcgaggaggagatgtCCATCCCTTTGCAGGAACTTATAGAGAAGCATTGTGGAGGTATTAGAGGTGGATGGCAGAATTTGAAGGGTATTATTCCTGGTGGTTGTTCGGTGCCCGTCATTCCTCGATCGGATTGTGAGAAAGTCTT GATGGACTACGATTCCCTCAAAGACGCCCAGACATCCCTCGGAACCGGAGCAGTAATCGTAATGGACCAAACAACCGATATGATCTCTGCCATCGCTCGATTCTCCAAATTCTACAAACACGAGTCGTGCGGTCAATGCACACCTTGTAGGGAGGGTACGACATGgatgatgaacatgatggATCGAATGGTAGAGGGACGAGCGcaggagagagagattgataTGTTGTTGGAATTGACCAAGCAGGTTGAAGGGCACACTATCTGCGCGTTGGGTGATGCGGCTGCTTGGCCTATTCAGGGGTTGATGAGGCATTTCC GACCAGAAGTGGAAGCTCGTCTGGCAGCTTTCCACGCCAAGAACGGACAGACCTTATTCGGTGGTAGCCTATTATCAGAGGCAGATACGCGATATGCCATTCCTGATAACCTAGGTGGTGATGCTCATAGGAACGTCGGCCAGATCTCGGCGCCATAG